The following proteins are co-located in the Rippkaea orientalis PCC 8801 genome:
- a CDS encoding response regulator, whose translation MPNILVVEDTQSERQLISALLNYAGFTTAAACSAEDAWNWLDTNPLPDLILLDIIMPGETGLDLCRKIRSHPQWKEVPILFCSSKAEEFDRFWALRQGGSDYITKPFAPQQFLDTVSRYVQH comes from the coding sequence ATGCCCAACATTTTAGTTGTTGAAGATACCCAATCAGAAAGACAATTAATTTCTGCATTATTGAACTATGCAGGATTTACAACTGCTGCTGCTTGTAGTGCAGAAGATGCTTGGAACTGGTTAGACACTAATCCCTTACCTGACTTAATTTTATTAGATATTATTATGCCAGGAGAAACCGGATTAGATCTTTGTCGAAAAATTCGTAGTCATCCTCAATGGAAGGAGGTTCCCATTCTATTTTGTAGCTCAAAAGCTGAAGAATTTGATCGCTTCTGGGCTTTGCGACAAGGGGGAAGTGACTATATTACTAAGCCCTTTGCTCCGCAGCAATTTCTTGATACTGTTTCTCGCTATGTTCAGCATTAG
- a CDS encoding DEAD/DEAH box helicase, producing MTISFQSLGLSETRANQLEAIGFTSPTEIQQKAIPLLLEGHDILGQSQTGTGKTAAYSLPILEQVDVKNPNVQALILTPTRELAQQVALALKDFSTERRLYILTVYGGQSIERQIRSLERGVQIVVGTPGRVIDLLDRKKLSFEGLRWAVLDEADEMLSMGFIDDVKKILKQTPDTRSTACFSATMPREIRELVNQFLKSPVTVAVEQPQAAPSKIEQHLYNVPRGWSKLKALQPILELEAPESAIIFVRTKQTAAELTCKLQEAGQSVDEYHGNLSQSQRERLVYRFREGKIKLVVATDIAARGLDVENLSHVINYDLPDNAETYIHRIGRTGRAGKTGTAISLVEPIDRRMIKQIERKLRQQLEICQIPSRSQVESKRLEKLQRQIQESLAGERMASFLPIVRELSAEYDPQAIAAAALQMVYDQDCPNWMKTDWEVPEASVPKPVIKRKPSPNNNGGKYNRRSQAPQRSGGSDRKVVTHNHN from the coding sequence ATGACCATTTCTTTCCAAAGCTTAGGACTCTCTGAAACCCGCGCCAACCAATTAGAAGCGATCGGCTTTACCAGTCCTACTGAAATTCAACAAAAAGCCATTCCTTTACTTTTAGAAGGCCATGATATTTTAGGTCAATCCCAAACAGGAACGGGAAAAACTGCAGCCTATTCGTTACCTATTCTTGAACAAGTTGATGTCAAAAATCCCAACGTACAAGCCCTTATTTTAACCCCCACCCGCGAGTTAGCCCAACAAGTAGCCCTCGCCCTCAAAGATTTCTCCACTGAACGCCGACTCTACATCTTAACGGTTTATGGTGGTCAATCCATTGAAAGACAAATCCGCAGTTTAGAACGGGGTGTGCAAATTGTTGTTGGAACCCCCGGACGGGTTATCGATCTATTAGACCGCAAAAAACTCAGCTTCGAGGGCTTACGTTGGGCAGTCCTTGATGAAGCCGATGAAATGCTGAGTATGGGCTTTATCGACGATGTGAAGAAGATCCTCAAACAAACCCCCGACACCCGTAGTACGGCTTGTTTTTCTGCCACCATGCCCCGCGAAATTCGGGAATTGGTCAACCAGTTCCTCAAATCTCCCGTTACCGTTGCAGTAGAACAGCCCCAGGCAGCCCCATCAAAAATTGAGCAGCATCTTTATAACGTTCCCCGTGGTTGGTCAAAACTCAAAGCCCTACAGCCTATTTTAGAACTTGAAGCCCCCGAATCAGCCATTATTTTTGTCCGGACAAAACAGACGGCGGCGGAATTAACCTGCAAGTTACAAGAAGCCGGGCAGAGTGTGGATGAATATCACGGCAATTTGAGTCAATCTCAACGGGAACGCCTAGTTTATCGCTTCCGTGAAGGCAAAATTAAGCTGGTGGTAGCAACGGATATTGCAGCGCGGGGGTTAGACGTGGAAAATTTAAGCCACGTCATTAACTACGACTTACCCGATAATGCAGAAACCTATATTCACCGCATTGGACGGACTGGACGCGCGGGTAAAACGGGAACGGCGATCTCTTTGGTGGAACCGATTGATCGTCGCATGATCAAGCAAATTGAACGTAAATTACGCCAGCAACTGGAAATTTGTCAGATTCCTAGTCGTTCCCAAGTGGAGTCGAAGCGACTTGAAAAATTACAACGCCAGATTCAAGAATCCTTAGCCGGAGAACGGATGGCTTCTTTCTTGCCCATCGTCCGAGAATTGAGTGCGGAATATGATCCTCAAGCGATCGCAGCCGCAGCCCTTCAGATGGTTTACGATCAAGATTGTCCCAACTGGATGAAAACTGACTGGGAAGTGCCTGAAGCAAGCGTACCCAAACCCGTTATTAAGCGCAAACCGTCTCCTAATAATAATGGTGGTAAATACAACCGTCGCAGTCAAGCTCCTCAACGGTCTGGTGGTTCTGATCGCAAGGTAGTCACCCATAATCACAATTAA
- a CDS encoding SDR family oxidoreductase, with product MQDKVILIVGATGGIGSTLGQKLSNAGAKLILAGRNHQKLTDLSDQLAQKTSVMAVPTDITNPQQVETLMAKALAQFGRIDVLVNAAGAGVMKQYNKVTPEDLDAMLDLNLKGSFYTTQAVANVMKEQRSGHICNIIGILGKHSMAMASAYCASKFGAVGFSKCIAEEVKRYGIKMTLFYFGGIDTPFWDNVALKVDRNKMLTPQTAAEAIEFALKADPQAVPMEINIQPESHLFF from the coding sequence ATGCAAGATAAAGTTATTCTGATTGTGGGGGCTACGGGTGGTATTGGCTCAACGTTAGGGCAAAAATTGTCTAACGCAGGAGCCAAGTTGATTTTAGCAGGACGTAATCATCAAAAATTAACGGATTTAAGCGATCAATTAGCGCAAAAAACTTCCGTTATGGCAGTTCCGACGGATATTACCAACCCCCAACAGGTAGAAACTTTGATGGCAAAAGCTTTAGCACAATTTGGCCGCATTGATGTTCTGGTTAATGCTGCTGGAGCAGGGGTAATGAAACAGTATAATAAAGTGACTCCAGAAGATTTAGACGCGATGCTTGATCTCAATCTTAAAGGGAGTTTTTATACCACCCAAGCAGTGGCGAATGTGATGAAAGAACAGCGTTCGGGTCACATTTGTAATATTATTGGGATTTTGGGTAAACATTCAATGGCCATGGCTTCTGCTTATTGTGCCTCAAAATTTGGCGCAGTGGGGTTTAGCAAGTGTATCGCTGAGGAAGTGAAACGCTATGGTATTAAAATGACGCTTTTTTATTTTGGGGGCATTGATACTCCTTTTTGGGATAATGTTGCTTTAAAAGTAGACCGCAATAAAATGTTAACTCCCCAAACGGCTGCTGAGGCGATCGAGTTTGCCTTAAAAGCTGATCCTCAAGCGGTTCCAATGGAAATTAATATTCAACCCGAAAGTCATTTATTTTTCTAA
- a CDS encoding response regulator — MTTNIAMETQWSQVIAEGYQAGCFQITNPQDTSVAWCLYFNGKNIEYVTSKTGKKQRLSCLLKLFMNEVSLPDLQWQKEEYQNLCNWWKSKQLSQSELHKLLFQLSQEALAQILTINRPLVNFFPTHKISFSVTAYPSEMLLQSAEKSSQKWQQLSIDGITPFSRLYLNPEKTYEFYQFWKQQNSLSQSNSRKISFWLLNLAQKKCLYELAEERGVNPLKIVYHFRELFKQKVIEIFPFEDNPDGSSNMLNNSPLNFIRSSPQVSISEPKPIIACIDDSQTVQLQIKRVLEAVGYQVLGITDPVSSLTLLVRHQPSLILMDIKMPEIDGHQLSQMLQKSRTLKDIPIVMLTAEDGMVTRLQSKLSGASYYLKKPCNIDELIKIVKRFTSNESANWLN; from the coding sequence ATGACAACAAATATAGCAATGGAAACTCAATGGTCACAGGTTATAGCTGAAGGCTATCAAGCTGGTTGTTTTCAGATTACTAATCCTCAAGATACCTCAGTTGCTTGGTGTCTCTATTTTAATGGAAAAAATATCGAATATGTCACCAGTAAAACAGGAAAAAAACAAAGACTATCTTGTCTGTTGAAACTTTTTATGAATGAAGTTTCTCTCCCTGATTTACAGTGGCAAAAAGAGGAATATCAAAACCTGTGTAACTGGTGGAAATCTAAGCAATTATCGCAATCAGAATTACACAAACTATTGTTTCAGTTAAGTCAGGAAGCATTAGCACAAATTTTAACTATAAATCGGCCTTTAGTGAATTTCTTTCCTACTCATAAAATTTCCTTTTCTGTAACAGCTTATCCTTCAGAAATGTTATTACAATCTGCCGAAAAATCAAGTCAGAAATGGCAGCAATTATCTATCGATGGAATTACTCCTTTTAGCCGACTTTATCTCAATCCCGAAAAAACCTACGAATTTTATCAATTTTGGAAGCAACAAAACAGTTTATCTCAATCAAATTCTCGAAAAATTTCTTTTTGGTTATTGAATTTAGCTCAAAAGAAATGTCTTTATGAATTAGCCGAAGAAAGAGGAGTTAATCCCTTAAAAATTGTCTATCACTTTCGAGAACTTTTCAAGCAAAAAGTAATCGAAATTTTTCCCTTTGAAGATAATCCTGATGGTTCCTCTAATATGCTTAACAATTCACCTTTAAACTTCATAAGATCCTCTCCACAAGTTAGCATTTCTGAACCTAAACCAATCATTGCTTGTATTGATGATAGTCAGACGGTACAATTACAGATAAAACGAGTATTAGAAGCCGTAGGTTATCAAGTTTTAGGTATTACTGATCCCGTCTCTAGTTTAACGCTATTAGTCCGTCATCAACCCTCTTTAATTCTGATGGATATTAAAATGCCTGAAATCGACGGACATCAACTTTCTCAAATGTTACAAAAATCTCGAACGTTAAAGGACATTCCTATTGTTATGTTAACCGCAGAAGATGGTATGGTTACTCGATTACAGTCTAAACTTTCTGGAGCATCTTACTATCTCAAAAAGCCTTGTAACATTGATGAACTAATCAAAATTGTTAAACGTTTTACTTCTAATGAATCGGCTAATTGGCTTAATTGA
- a CDS encoding methyl-accepting chemotaxis protein: MLDFLPSSSSESRNSKPMNSSDETKDNEALQKILCATTLEKSGDLVGAIALYQEVIETDEQGTYRAIAQQALAVLNIQDNSEKKTSDLLIEPRPEISAQPLPFLPWHQQLLKQFYDLPIQTKQFAVLLTSEVVAILGLVGVGATLIITNGQAQLLNQAKAELKVAELNYNIKIDQMQLGFRSQADNTAIIAAAETSQANGTVLGILANEIAKNKIEIAILVNAQGKTVATGNIKVVPRPFDPHGLVTQALKSGKHSQISELITYDELAKENSLIAQLRADDMGVSPASKPNFLIRYTITPIRNGKAAIVGALISGDIVKLPIVKDTVEAFNSGYSAIYLHDPTTGKFTLATSQKQVENGKIKKNVPLSNTNILKQAIAAKGETVTGIGQIGYRSSMMAAKTLFNASGAPIAVLVRGTSHRALDTLISQSLALQGISAVVVLVISVALVRLLGRAILKPLEQLMKVTNEFSAGNREVRAQKFANDEMGELATNFNYMADSIVAKEQKLAQYAEQQAAEAEKQRQAKENLQQEVIEMLLDIEEVQKGDLTVKAQVNEGVVGSVADAFNTTTSALRQLVLQVQQVSNRVSELALQEQTSISNLSEGAISQAEEINQVLQGVAEINTSIQSVALSTDEAAKIAHQALKQAQEGDKAMVQTVNSIQKIRSSVGGTAKKLKQLAESSQEISQIVTIISSISQKTNLLAFNASIEASRAGEHGKGFRVVAEEVGRLAIKVTDATKDIQELVETIQEDTAKVLQEMENSTSEVVTGTQLVRQTQEILQGLADTSQEIDQYLQEITVNTTAQTHASDQINQKIAGVATISQETSSEATLMVQSLQTLVEQVKALQISVSQFRL, translated from the coding sequence ATGTTAGATTTTTTGCCTTCTTCCTCTAGCGAATCTCGCAATAGTAAACCGATGAACTCATCTGATGAAACTAAAGATAATGAAGCATTACAGAAAATTCTTTGCGCCACTACCTTAGAAAAATCGGGGGATTTAGTCGGAGCGATCGCCCTTTATCAAGAAGTCATTGAAACCGATGAACAAGGAACCTATAGAGCCATTGCCCAGCAAGCCTTAGCAGTCCTCAATATCCAAGATAATTCAGAGAAAAAAACCTCAGATTTATTAATCGAACCTAGACCAGAAATATCGGCACAACCTTTACCCTTTCTACCTTGGCACCAACAACTCCTAAAACAGTTTTATGATTTGCCTATTCAAACCAAACAATTTGCGGTTTTATTAACCTCAGAAGTCGTGGCTATTTTGGGATTAGTGGGAGTAGGAGCTACCTTAATTATTACCAATGGTCAAGCGCAATTGCTCAACCAAGCTAAAGCTGAATTGAAAGTAGCAGAACTGAACTACAATATTAAAATTGATCAAATGCAATTAGGCTTTCGTAGCCAAGCTGATAATACGGCAATTATTGCAGCAGCAGAAACCAGTCAAGCGAATGGAACAGTTTTAGGAATTTTAGCCAATGAAATTGCCAAAAATAAAATTGAAATTGCCATTTTAGTCAACGCTCAAGGAAAAACCGTTGCCACTGGAAATATTAAAGTTGTTCCCCGTCCATTTGATCCCCACGGATTAGTAACACAAGCCTTAAAATCAGGTAAACATAGTCAAATTAGTGAACTAATTACCTATGATGAATTAGCTAAAGAAAATTCCCTAATCGCCCAACTGCGAGCCGATGATATGGGGGTAAGTCCGGCAAGCAAACCTAACTTTTTAATTCGCTATACGATTACTCCCATTCGCAACGGAAAAGCAGCTATTGTAGGGGCACTAATTTCTGGAGATATTGTTAAACTTCCCATTGTTAAAGATACCGTTGAAGCGTTTAACAGTGGTTATAGTGCCATTTATCTCCACGACCCCACCACAGGAAAATTTACCCTAGCTACCTCGCAAAAGCAGGTAGAAAACGGGAAAATTAAGAAAAACGTCCCCTTATCTAACACCAATATTTTAAAACAAGCGATCGCGGCTAAAGGAGAAACCGTCACAGGGATCGGACAAATTGGCTATCGTTCGAGTATGATGGCTGCAAAAACTCTATTTAACGCCTCTGGAGCTCCCATCGCCGTCTTAGTGAGGGGAACCTCTCATCGCGCCTTAGATACGCTCATTTCCCAAAGTTTAGCCCTACAAGGAATCAGTGCGGTGGTGGTCTTAGTAATCAGTGTGGCCTTAGTCAGATTATTAGGACGGGCTATCCTCAAACCGCTAGAACAATTAATGAAAGTGACTAACGAATTTTCTGCGGGCAACCGCGAGGTAAGAGCGCAGAAATTCGCTAATGATGAAATGGGGGAATTAGCCACCAATTTTAACTATATGGCCGATAGTATTGTGGCCAAAGAACAAAAATTAGCTCAATACGCTGAACAACAGGCAGCCGAAGCCGAAAAACAGCGACAGGCGAAGGAAAATCTGCAACAAGAAGTGATCGAAATGCTGCTCGATATCGAAGAAGTCCAAAAAGGCGATTTAACGGTTAAAGCGCAGGTTAATGAAGGGGTCGTTGGGTCTGTGGCCGATGCCTTTAACACGACTACTTCAGCCTTGCGACAACTGGTTTTGCAGGTACAACAGGTATCTAACCGCGTTAGTGAATTAGCTCTACAAGAACAAACCTCCATTAGTAATCTCTCTGAAGGAGCCATCAGTCAGGCTGAGGAAATTAATCAAGTCTTGCAGGGAGTCGCCGAAATTAATACCTCTATCCAAAGTGTTGCCCTTTCCACCGATGAAGCCGCGAAAATCGCCCACCAAGCCCTAAAACAAGCCCAAGAAGGCGATAAAGCCATGGTTCAGACGGTGAATAGCATTCAAAAAATTCGCTCATCCGTTGGGGGAACGGCTAAAAAGCTCAAACAACTGGCGGAGTCTTCCCAAGAAATCTCCCAAATTGTCACAATTATCTCCTCTATTTCGCAAAAAACTAACTTATTAGCCTTTAATGCCTCTATTGAAGCTTCCCGCGCGGGGGAACATGGTAAAGGCTTCCGAGTGGTTGCTGAAGAAGTGGGACGCTTAGCCATTAAAGTGACGGATGCTACTAAGGATATTCAAGAATTGGTAGAAACCATCCAAGAAGACACCGCCAAAGTGTTACAGGAAATGGAAAATAGCACTAGCGAAGTCGTGACCGGAACTCAACTCGTACGACAAACCCAGGAAATTCTCCAAGGGTTAGCGGACACTAGCCAAGAAATTGATCAATATTTACAAGAGATTACCGTCAATACCACCGCCCAAACCCACGCCTCGGATCAAATTAACCAAAAAATAGCGGGAGTCGCTACGATTTCTCAAGAAACTTCCTCAGAAGCAACTTTAATGGTTCAATCGCTCCAAACCTTAGTTGAGCAAGTCAAAGCTCTCCAAATTTCCGTTTCTCAGTTCCGCTTGTAA
- a CDS encoding YeeE/YedE family protein yields MSSSGISLFATPRSLQPYHKKLIFVILAVLIAMTFALSVFGWRQSALFIIGNLFGISLYHASFGFASAYRKLFVRGEIKGILAQILMLASATLLFAPLLLSGSIGGHEVRGAVFPVGVPGAIGAFLFGVGMQLGSGCACGTLYTIGGGSSMMMLTLLTFCIGSFWSTLTSGFWSKFPETQPLSLIEQWGWLGVSIQLLIFVVLAYFLWLWGKNRLSDHQESLPNALQDSPSLIHAFLYGPWSLPFGALMLAFLNGLTLVIAGRPWGVTWGFTLWAAKIAQVLGWNPSTSEYWSQGAAAEALSRTIFADVISVMNLGIIIGAALAACLAGRLALKKPASRSAIIAALVGGLLMGYGARLAFGCNVGAYFSGIASTSLHGWLWIAFALAGTAVGVKIRPIFQLSNG; encoded by the coding sequence ATGAGTAGTTCAGGTATTTCCTTGTTTGCTACCCCTCGTAGCTTACAACCCTATCACAAAAAGCTAATTTTCGTCATTTTAGCCGTTTTAATAGCCATGACATTTGCTTTAAGTGTTTTTGGTTGGCGGCAAAGTGCTTTATTTATTATTGGTAATTTATTTGGGATTAGTCTTTATCACGCTAGTTTCGGGTTTGCCTCAGCTTACCGCAAATTGTTTGTTCGAGGTGAAATTAAGGGGATACTAGCCCAGATCTTGATGTTAGCCAGTGCCACCCTCCTGTTTGCGCCGCTTCTCTTGTCCGGTTCAATAGGAGGTCATGAGGTGAGGGGTGCAGTCTTTCCTGTGGGTGTTCCAGGGGCAATTGGTGCTTTTCTGTTTGGGGTCGGAATGCAGCTTGGTAGCGGGTGTGCCTGTGGAACCCTTTACACCATCGGCGGCGGTAGCAGTATGATGATGTTGACCCTGTTGACATTTTGTATCGGTTCATTTTGGTCAACCTTAACGAGCGGTTTTTGGTCAAAATTCCCCGAAACCCAACCTTTGTCTTTAATCGAGCAATGGGGATGGCTGGGTGTGTCGATACAATTGCTTATTTTTGTCGTTCTTGCCTATTTCCTTTGGCTGTGGGGCAAAAATCGTCTTTCTGACCATCAGGAGAGTCTTCCGAATGCTTTACAGGACTCCCCGTCATTGATTCATGCCTTTTTGTATGGCCCCTGGAGTCTTCCCTTTGGTGCGCTGATGTTGGCGTTTCTGAATGGGTTGACCCTGGTGATCGCTGGACGACCTTGGGGAGTCACTTGGGGTTTTACCTTGTGGGCTGCTAAAATAGCTCAGGTTTTGGGCTGGAATCCCTCCACCAGCGAATATTGGAGTCAAGGTGCAGCAGCCGAAGCTTTAAGTCGTACGATCTTTGCTGATGTCATTTCTGTGATGAATCTGGGAATTATTATTGGTGCTGCTTTAGCTGCTTGTTTAGCGGGTCGGTTGGCGTTGAAAAAGCCGGCTTCTAGGTCGGCAATTATTGCTGCTTTAGTGGGAGGATTGTTAATGGGTTACGGTGCGAGGTTAGCCTTTGGCTGTAATGTGGGGGCTTATTTTAGTGGCATTGCTTCTACGAGTTTACATGGATGGCTATGGATTGCTTTTGCTTTGGCTGGAACAGCAGTAGGGGTGAAAATCCGTCCCATCTTCCAGTTATCTAATGGCTAA
- a CDS encoding chemotaxis protein CheW, protein MKLDYFTIELSGSVRLGFPLNNLVKVIEIKPKDLYLMPGMAPFWLGIINYQGALLWVLDSHQFFNLSFVEHKPQTTLTAVILQKQLEKSQRRVAFTVKCLKGIITLEKPDFLSLASSLPSAYQELIKGTILGEDQDIDILDLEKFFSFIQNANSMDYFTKNIPKTGEILC, encoded by the coding sequence ATGAAACTAGACTATTTTACCATTGAGTTATCGGGTTCTGTTCGCTTAGGATTCCCCTTAAACAACTTAGTAAAAGTGATAGAAATTAAACCCAAAGATCTCTATTTAATGCCAGGAATGGCTCCCTTTTGGTTAGGAATTATTAATTATCAAGGAGCCTTACTTTGGGTATTGGATAGTCATCAATTTTTTAACCTATCTTTTGTTGAACACAAACCCCAAACCACTCTAACAGCCGTTATTTTGCAAAAGCAACTTGAAAAAAGTCAACGACGAGTTGCTTTTACTGTCAAATGCTTAAAGGGAATTATTACCTTAGAAAAACCTGACTTTCTTTCTCTTGCTTCCTCTTTGCCATCAGCTTATCAAGAATTAATTAAAGGGACGATATTGGGGGAAGACCAAGACATTGATATTTTGGACTTAGAGAAATTCTTTTCGTTTATTCAAAACGCAAATTCAATGGATTATTTTACAAAAAACATTCCGAAAACTGGAGAAATTTTATGTTAG
- a CDS encoding multicopper oxidase family protein, with protein sequence MKRRILLELGLSSLGGVLLSDCVQGQRLPPSIVSPNLTKNYTSQGGLLDINVEAYYNWVTLGGKPANLMTYNGQVPGPKLEAKPGDTIRIRLRNNLTQPTNLHYHGLHIAPTGNADNIFLSIPPKEQLTYEFTLPKDHPSGTFWYHPHRHGFTAEQLFAGLAGLFIVRGELDEIPQIKAAKEEFLVLQDFGLDNNGNQLIPHHRDQMIGREGSLVTLNGQVNPTLSIPRGGLLRLRLLNASPSRFYRLSLENHPLYLIATDGGSIAEPVELPELLLTPGERADVLIKGDREPQQYRLLNLPYDRFGMGMMGGGMMGGGMMGGGMMGGRFNRNTRQVETLATLVYQGSTSPLPLPKQLLPVEPLPEPKFSRSIELSSTMMRGMGMAFLFNGQPYDHERIDTQVKINTVEDWELINRDRMGMEHPFHLHINPFQIISRNGQPEPYVAWKDVVLVRPGEPLKIRIHFKDFVGKTVYHCHIFDHEDLGMMATIQMTA encoded by the coding sequence ATGAAACGACGCATTTTATTAGAACTGGGTTTAAGCAGTTTGGGGGGAGTATTATTGAGTGATTGTGTTCAAGGGCAACGCCTTCCTCCGTCAATCGTTTCCCCCAATTTAACTAAAAATTATACCAGTCAGGGAGGTTTATTAGACATTAACGTTGAAGCCTATTATAATTGGGTCACTTTAGGGGGAAAACCAGCCAATTTAATGACCTATAATGGACAAGTTCCCGGTCCAAAACTAGAAGCAAAACCAGGAGATACTATCCGTATTCGTTTGCGAAATAACCTAACTCAACCGACCAATCTTCACTATCATGGGCTTCATATTGCCCCTACTGGAAATGCGGATAATATTTTTCTGAGTATTCCTCCCAAGGAACAGTTAACCTATGAATTTACCCTACCCAAAGATCACCCATCGGGAACCTTTTGGTATCATCCCCATCGTCACGGTTTTACGGCCGAACAGTTATTTGCGGGTTTAGCTGGGTTATTTATCGTTCGAGGAGAATTAGACGAAATTCCTCAAATTAAAGCAGCAAAAGAAGAATTTTTAGTCCTTCAAGACTTTGGGTTAGATAACAACGGTAATCAACTAATTCCCCATCATCGAGATCAAATGATTGGACGAGAGGGGTCATTAGTGACACTTAATGGTCAAGTTAACCCAACTCTCTCTATTCCTAGGGGGGGTTTGCTGCGTTTACGGTTGCTTAATGCGTCTCCCTCCCGTTTTTACCGACTTTCCTTAGAAAACCATCCCTTGTATCTGATTGCTACCGATGGGGGGTCAATTGCTGAACCCGTAGAATTACCAGAACTTCTGCTAACCCCTGGAGAACGCGCTGATGTTCTCATTAAAGGGGATAGGGAACCGCAACAATATCGCTTACTCAATTTACCCTATGATCGTTTTGGGATGGGAATGATGGGAGGAGGAATGATGGGAGGAGGAATGATGGGAGGAGGAATGATGGGAGGTAGATTTAATCGTAATACGAGACAAGTAGAAACCTTAGCAACTCTGGTTTATCAAGGTTCAACTTCTCCTCTCCCGTTACCTAAACAATTACTCCCCGTAGAACCTCTTCCTGAACCAAAGTTTAGCCGATCAATTGAATTATCAAGTACAATGATGCGGGGTATGGGAATGGCCTTTCTTTTTAATGGACAACCCTATGATCATGAACGTATTGACACCCAAGTTAAAATCAATACGGTGGAAGATTGGGAGTTAATTAACCGTGATAGGATGGGGATGGAACATCCTTTTCATCTTCATATTAATCCTTTTCAAATTATTAGTCGAAATGGTCAACCCGAACCCTATGTGGCTTGGAAAGATGTGGTCTTAGTTCGTCCAGGGGAACCCCTAAAGATTCGTATTCATTTTAAAGATTTTGTTGGAAAAACAGTCTATCATTGCCATATTTTTGATCATGAAGATTTAGGTATGATGGCAACAATTCAAATGACAGCTTAA
- a CDS encoding sulfurtransferase, which yields MKIPLFKQLSERKYWQSKALFFVSAIVIALIIPLLSIYPSTANTASKVQFVPPSWVAQVKSDSDIRILDVRTNPLDYIAGHIPNAVHIADPTFRGPNGLLPVQYWQNDKLQSLFTEAGVTDKTKVLVYADGREVLGATMVAYLLERTGHPNVTVLDGGFAGYKAAQLPVAKEFPKYKPGKFTIKDDPSVRVTLEQVKQAIGKPGVVFIDPRPPELFSGEQQIWVRNGHIPGAKNIPWGTFTVGESNFHQLKPLDEIKQLLAQRGITPDQDIIVTCSTGREATLQYHVLKHLLGYPKVRVYEGSWTEYSSYPDLPIETGKGS from the coding sequence ATGAAGATTCCCCTTTTTAAGCAATTGTCAGAGCGCAAATATTGGCAGTCAAAGGCATTATTTTTCGTTTCTGCAATCGTTATTGCACTGATTATTCCCCTATTGTCGATTTATCCGTCTACGGCTAATACAGCTTCTAAGGTTCAATTTGTGCCGCCATCTTGGGTTGCTCAAGTCAAGAGTGATAGCGATATCCGTATTCTGGATGTACGCACTAACCCCTTAGATTACATTGCAGGACATATTCCCAATGCTGTACATATTGCTGATCCGACTTTTCGCGGTCCTAATGGGTTGCTGCCTGTACAATATTGGCAAAACGACAAATTACAATCCCTGTTTACCGAAGCGGGTGTAACCGATAAAACTAAAGTATTGGTCTATGCCGATGGTAGAGAGGTACTAGGGGCGACGATGGTTGCCTATCTGTTAGAACGTACCGGCCATCCCAATGTAACCGTGTTAGATGGAGGATTTGCTGGCTATAAAGCGGCACAATTGCCCGTGGCTAAGGAATTTCCTAAATATAAGCCAGGAAAGTTCACCATCAAAGATGATCCTTCGGTTCGTGTTACCTTAGAGCAAGTTAAACAAGCCATTGGTAAACCTGGAGTCGTCTTTATTGATCCTCGTCCCCCTGAATTGTTTTCCGGTGAACAGCAAATCTGGGTACGCAATGGTCATATTCCAGGGGCAAAAAATATCCCTTGGGGAACCTTTACGGTGGGAGAATCGAATTTCCATCAATTGAAGCCCCTCGATGAAATTAAACAACTTTTAGCTCAACGGGGGATTACTCCTGACCAGGATATCATTGTTACTTGCAGTACGGGACGGGAAGCCACCTTACAGTATCACGTCCTTAAACATCTATTAGGCTATCCCAAGGTTAGAGTGTATGAAGGATCTTGGACAGAGTATTCATCTTATCCAGATCTCCCCATTGAAACCGGAAAAGGGAGCTAA